The DNA region ATACCATATGCGCGATATCCACGCCTCCCGGCATGGGGGCAATTGCAGTCATCCGCTTGTCGGGCAAAGATGCCATCGCAATAGCCGGTTCCGTTTTCCGTGCAAAAGCAGCCGGATTCAACACGACTAAAGCCCTGAGCCACAAACAGTATTTCGGACAAATCATCGACGGAGAAGAGCCGCTCGACGAGGTGCTGCTTGCTTTTTACAGGGCGCCCCATTCCTACACAGGCGAAGACGTGGCCGAGATTAGCTGCCACGGCAGCACCTACATACAAAGGCGCATCATGGAATTGTTGATTGAAAAAGGTGCCCGTCCTGCCCATGCCGGAGAATTTACCATGCGCGCATTTGCACACCGGAAGTTCGACCTGGCCCAGGCCGAAGCAGTGGCCGACCTGATTGCCAGCAACAGCAAAACCAGTCATGAGCTGGCTATGAAACAAATGCGCGGTTTGTTCTCAAAAAAAATAGCAGAACTCCGACAGCGGCTTATCGATTTTGCTGCACTCATCGAACTTGAACTCGATTTTTCGGAAGAAGATGTCGAATTTGCCGACCGTACCCAGTTTCGGTTGTTGCTTAATGAGATTCAGACTGAAATTGCCCGGCTTCTTGAATCGTTCAAAACCGGCAATGCCATCAAGCAAGGCATACCTGTGGCAATCGTTGGCAAACCCAATGCCGGCAAATCTACCCTGCTGAATGCCATACTCAACGAAGAACGTGCCATCGTGAGCGAAATTCCGGGCACTACACGCGATGCCATCGAAGATACCATTGTCATCGGAGGCTACAACTTCCGGTTTATTGATACCGCAGGCCTTCGCCACTCGGACGACCTGATCGAAAGCATCGGCATTGGACGTACGTACGAAAAAATCCAACAGGCGGCAGTCGTATTGTATGTATGCGATATGACGGACTGCTACGGCCAGAGCGCTGAAGACATGCTGAGCGAGTTCAGGCACCTGATCGAAGATAAAAGCAAGCATTTCATCCTGGTGGGCAATAAGATAGATATGCTCGAACAGACCCCGGAACATTTCCGTGACTTTGTGGAACTGGAAACCGTTTTTATTTCTGCCAAGCGCAAGGAAAATATCCACCTGATCACCGACAGCCTGCTCAATGTGGTGAAACGATTCAACGTGCAGTCTGATACCATTGTAAGTAATGCCCGGCATTATCATGCCCTGAGGCAAGCATCCGAATCGCTTGAAGCGGTCATGCAGGGGCTCCATGCCAACCTGCCCACCGACCTTGTTGCCATCGACCTGCGTCGGGCCATGTATCAACTGTCGGTAATCACCGGACAAATTTCGAACGACGAAGTGCTGGGTTCGATATTCAGCAAATTCTGTATAGGAAAATAAGCCTGACGTCCGGCAAGCTACCTTTCAACGGCGTAGCCCTCGGGGAAGTCTTTATTTCTCAACTGATTCTTAACAAATTCGGGTAGCTGTCCGTCAACAGGATAGCTCTTCATAAGGTCGTGCAGCCTGCCTTTGCTGTAGCGGATCAGCCGAAAGCCGGAACCTATGACCAGGCCATAAAATACAATGCTGAACACAGCAGCCCCGACCTGCAGCTCTTCCGTGGGGTCGTCGGCTCCCGACATGCCGGCGCCGATGGCAAAAGCTACACTCCCCAGCACAAACACCGACACTGCAGCTCCAGCCAGAATAAATCCCGTTTGTGCTTCTTTGCGTTTTCTGAAAAATAAGTTTGTTACCGCCTCCAGGGTATCACTTCCCTGTGCCAGCTGAATGAAATCGGCACGTTTTAATGATGAAATGTTTTTCGATGCTGCCTGAGAAAACGCTTCTGGCTGGAGAAGTAGCAGAAAAACCAAGGCGCATAGGGTGTGCAGGACATAGCGTGAGGCGGTCATAGGATATATCGTTTCCGTAAAAGTAATCTGTCAGGTGAGACGGTGGTATCGTATCTGATTATTTAACAAGACTTTAATAGAAAAAGTGACCTGCCATAGGCAGGCCACTTTTTTGGCGTTTTGAGCATCATTTCAGCTCATTGTAAAAATGTGCATTTTAGTCGGCCATCAATCGAAATGGATCTTATTAAACCAGAGGTTTTTCCCGTTTCTCGTAGCGCCGAGGAAAAAGAAGGTGTTGCCCTCGATCCAGTTGACCGGGTATTTGTCGTCGAGGTAGAATTTTCTTTCGCCTATGTCTTTGAACTTGTTCACCCCGGCTCCGTTGGGTTTCACGGTGGCGATGCGGGGATAATAGAGTGTACGGGCTGTGGTACCGCTCTTTTTTGCACCGGCCACTTCAAACACGGTCCAGTAAGTGGCATTTTCGGTGCTGATGAATGCATGTTCGGTGGGAGTCAGCTTATTGTAGCTGTTTTTGTCGCGCAGGGCGGAGGTATAGCTTCGCAGCAGGTCGCCTTGCGGGCTAAAATGGAAGAAGGTAACATCGCGAAACTCTCCTTTTCCGGTGCGAAGCTGGCCAGCCACGAGCAACTCACCCTGTGGATTCACATAGAGTTCTTTTATTGCAACTCTCCCACCCGCATAGGGTTTGGATTTTTCGCCATCGGGCGAAGCTGATTTTGCTTTGAATTCCGCCAGGCTGGAATGTTTGATCCATTCCACTCCTTTGTCGGTTACTTTCATCAGCATATAGCCCGATGTCTTACCGTTGAGCAACGTCTCCTGTGTGGCGCTCTGCATATGAATCATACTCACCTCGCCATAGAGTTGCTTGTCATATTTTTTGGTTGATACCAGTCCGTGTACATAAACGGCATCGCCTTCCTCTTTTGCACCCAACACAAGCCAACGTTGTGGTATCGGAGAATTGACCTCAAATCTGCGCTCCACCTGGGCGTCGTAATTCACCTCGATGTATTCGTATTTGCCGTCTTCGCGATAAAATATCAGGGCCATATTGCCGCTTTCGAGCAGGTAGTTGGCTTGCGGAGAGGCGATTACGGGAAAGTTAATGGCCGATTCTGCCAGTTTCTCAAGTTTGTCGGCACTGAATTTCTGCACGGTATAATTCTTACCCAGATTTTCTTTCACCAGGCCTTTCTCAGCCACAAGCCCTATCAGCACTGCATCGCCGTCTTTGGCCGAGGCCAAATCGCGCACCCTTCCCTGACGCGACTGGGAGTAGGTGACCTTGGTAACGCCGCCACCTTGATAACTGTATTTTACATTGCTGCGCAAAGCCTGATATTTCTTTACATCATTGATTGTCCACCATGCCACAAGCTTGATCTTTTCGCCATCGTCGCCCCGCGGCCTCACACGTTCTTCAATCTTGAAACGATCGTCGCACCAGCCGGTTTCCCAG from Bacteroidota bacterium includes:
- the mnmE gene encoding tRNA uridine-5-carboxymethylaminomethyl(34) synthesis GTPase MnmE; protein product: MHYDLVSDDTICAISTPPGMGAIAVIRLSGKDAIAIAGSVFRAKAAGFNTTKALSHKQYFGQIIDGEEPLDEVLLAFYRAPHSYTGEDVAEISCHGSTYIQRRIMELLIEKGARPAHAGEFTMRAFAHRKFDLAQAEAVADLIASNSKTSHELAMKQMRGLFSKKIAELRQRLIDFAALIELELDFSEEDVEFADRTQFRLLLNEIQTEIARLLESFKTGNAIKQGIPVAIVGKPNAGKSTLLNAILNEERAIVSEIPGTTRDAIEDTIVIGGYNFRFIDTAGLRHSDDLIESIGIGRTYEKIQQAAVVLYVCDMTDCYGQSAEDMLSEFRHLIEDKSKHFILVGNKIDMLEQTPEHFRDFVELETVFISAKRKENIHLITDSLLNVVKRFNVQSDTIVSNARHYHALRQASESLEAVMQGLHANLPTDLVAIDLRRAMYQLSVITGQISNDEVLGSIFSKFCIGK